The DNA sequence GCCCTGTCGCGGCACGACTTCTCGAGGACCCTCACGCGGTGGCGGACAGCAGCGGGGCGAACCGCGACGCCCGCGCGACGGTGCGCTGGCGGGACGCCGGAGCAGCTCGTACCGGTACGGCCGAGGTCTCCATGGACAAGCGGGCCGGTGACCGGGCCACGGTCTACGTGGACGAGGCCGGCGGCAATATCGTGAAGCCGCCTATGGACGCGTACGACGTGGCCGCCTCGACGGTAGCTGCCGCCGTTCTCGCGCCCAGCGGCTTCGTCGTGGTCTGGGGCTTGACCCGTGCCGCCATCCACTGGGCTCTGGACCGGCGGTGCTGTGCCGCGTGGGAGCGCGAGTGGGCCGCCGTGGAGCCCGTGTGGACACGGCACCGATGACCCTGACGCCCGGCACGTCGGGGCCGGTCGGCCCTGTCGGCGGGGCGCCGGCGCCCGGAGACTCGAAAGCGGGACCGGCCCTCCGCGCGACGGGCGGCCGGCACGGAACAAGGAGATGCCCCATGGTTCCCCCTACGTACACGGTGAGCGATGTGATGACACGGCGCGTCGTCGCGGTGCCGCCGGACGCGTCGTTCAAAGAGATCGTCACGGCCATGGAACGCTGGAAGGTCACCGCACTGCCGGTGCTGCAGAACGAGGACACGGTGATCGGCGTGGTGTCCGAGGCGGACCTGCTGCACAAGGAGGAGTACCGCGACAGGCCCCCCGGGCTGGTCGACACCATGCGCCACCCCCGGGCGGCCGAGCAGGCCGTCGCCCTGACCGCTCGCGACCTCATGAGCAGGCCGGCCGTCACGATCAGCGGCCGGGCGACGCTGGCGGAAGCCGCGCGACTCATGGCACACCGCCGTCTGAAGCGACTTCCCGTGCTCGACGCCTCCGGGCGCATCGAGGGGATCGTGAGCCGCGCGGACCTGCTGAAGGTCTTCCTGCGCCCCGACGAGACCCTCGCCGCGGAGATCAGGAGTGAGGTGGTCTCCCCACTCTTCGGGCACGAGGGAAACGATGTGCGCGTGGCCGTCGACAAGGGCGTGGTGACCCTCGCGGGTGCCGTGAGCGACAAGCGTCTGATCGCCGTGGCCGAGCGCCTGGCCCACTCGGTGGAAGGCGTGACGGGCGTCCACTGCACGCTGACCGCGGCTTCCTGACCGATCGGAACGGAGACGAGACATGCACCACCGGACCGTCGCGGAGCTCATGAGCAAACAGGTCGTTCGAGCCGGACGCGACATGACGTTCAAGGACATCGTCAGGCTGCTCGCCGACAACGACGTCACCGCCGTCCCCGTGGTCGACGAGCTCGACCGCCCCATGGGCGTGGTGTCCGAGGCGGATCTGCTCCGCAAGAGTTCGGCACTGCCCGATCCGGCCGGCCGGGTGCGGCCTCCGCACCTGGAGCCGTCGGAGACGGCCAAGGCCGAAGGCGCACGGGCCGAGGAACTCATGTCGGCTCCCGCGGTGTGCGCGCGCCCGGAGTGGACCGCCGCCGAGGCCGCACGCCTCATGGCCGTGCAGAACGTCAAGCGGCTTCCGGTCGTGGACGAGACGGACAGGCTGCAGGGCATCGTCAGCCGGGGCGATCTCCTGCGCGTCTATCTGAGGCGCGACGACGCCATCCGCGAGGAGATCACGGGCGACGTGCTCGAAAAGATGCTCGGTCTCACCCCGTCGGACATCACCGTCGAAGTGCGCGAGGGACAGGTCGTCCTCAGCGGGTCGGTCGCCGCCGCGGGGCTGGTACCGGTGATCGAGCGACTGTGCAAGAGCGTGGACGGCGTGGTCTCCGTGGCTCAGCGGATCACCGGCCCGGAGGGCGGGCCCTGGCGGCCGCCCTCCGTCGGGTGAAGCAGCGTGCCGACGACTCGTGTGCACCGAGACCCACCGCGCCGGAGAGGGGCCACGAGCGGGACGCGCGGTCGCGCCGGGCCGTCGGACCGGAGCGAGAACCCGAGACCGACGAGCCGGAAGGGGCTCCGCCATGACCGACATCAGCGCCCGCCGAACGGCCACGACACCGGCCGGCCGGCCGGACCGGGCAAGGGCGCCGGCGCCCGGCCCCGAGGCGGACAAGTTCCCCCGCGCGGAGGCACGGGAGACCCATACCGCGGTGGTCTTCTTCTTCCGTGACAGGGCCTACAAGGTCAAGAAGCCCGTCGACCTCGGATTCCTCGACTACTCCACCGTGGAGGCACGCAGGGAGGCGTGCGAGCGGGAGGTGGCGCTCAACCGCCGCTTCGCGCCGGACGTCTACCTGGGAATCGGGGAGTTCCGGGCCCCGGGAGCCGCGGTGCCCGAGCCCTGTGTCGTGATGCGCCGGATGCCGCAGGAGCGCCGCCTGGCGCGCCTGGTGCGCGACGGCGCCGCCGTCGACGATGCGCTGCGGGCCGTGGCACGGCTGCTCGCCGGCCGTCACGCGGAGGCCCTTCGGGGCGAAGACGTCGAGGAGCAGGGCACCCTCGCCGCGCTCTCGTCCCGATGGGAGGCGAGCTTCGCGCAGGTACGCTCCCTGACCGCCGGGGCGCCTCCTCCCGGCTGCGAGGAGATCGAGCGTCTGGTCCGCCGCTACCTCGCGGGCCGCGAGCCGCTGTTCCTTGCCCGCATCGGGCAGGGACGGGTGGTCGAGGGCCATGGCGACCTGCTCGCCGAGGACGTGTTCTGTCTCGACGACGGCCCTCGTGTGCTGGACTGCCTCGAATTCGACGACCGGCTGAGATACGTCGACGGCCTCGACGACGCCGCCTTCCTGGCCATGGATCTCGAACAGCTCGGATCTCCCGAGGCCGCCGCGCACTTCCTCTCCGCCTACTGCGAGTACTCGGGAGATCCGGCACCCCTCTCGCTCTGGCACCACTACGTCGCCTACCGGGCGTTCGTCCGGGCCAAGGTCTCCCTCATCCAGAACGCGCAGGGCGCCACCGGTGCCGACGCGGCGGCGGGCCGGCTGATCACCACCACGCTGCGCCACCTCCACGCGGCAGCCGTGCGCCTGGTGCTGGTCGGCGGTCTTCCGGGCAGTGGCAAGTCCACGCTCTCCGGGGCACTCGCCGACCGTCTCGGTGTCACCCTGCTCAGCAGTGACCGACTGCGCAAGGAACTCGCGGGCATCCCGGCCGAGCAGTCCGCCGCCGCCGGCTTCGGCGAGGGCATCTACTCCGCCGACTGGACGGAGCGGACGTACTCCGCGCTCCTGGACCGCGCGTCGTCCCTGCTCGCGGCCGGTGAGTCCGTGGTGCTGGACGCCTCGTGGACCGACGCCCGGCAGCGCGAAGCCGCCCGGCAGGTGGCCGAACGGGCTCACGCGGACATGGTGGCCCTGCACTGCCGGGTACCGGGCGGGATGTCGGCTGCCCGCCTCGCCGACCGGGCCCCGGGGATCTCGGACGCCGATCCCGGCACAGCCGCGGCGATGGCCGAGGCCGAGCCGCCCTGGCCGGCCGCCGTACCCATCGACACCAGCGGTGCGTTGGAGGCCGCGGTCGTCCGGGCCCTCTCGGCCGTCGGCCCCCGAGCCGAGGGACGGCCCACCGTGTTCCGCCGCCCCTACATGGAACCGGACTGAACACCGGCTGCGGCCCCGTGGCGGGTCCTGGGCACTGAGGGTCCGCGGTAGGGCCCGTTCGGCCCTCCCGTCCGCACAGGAACAGCGGTGCCATGGGAGAACAGGTCCCCGTGCCGGACGAGCGCAGGCGTCGGTCCGGCGGACACATCGTGCTGAGCGTCGGGAGGCAGACTGATGCGCTGGGATCCGCTGCCCAAGACCGCGGCGTCACGTGTGACGCCGAATCTGGCCGACTACGCCGAAGCCCGGTCGGAGTTCACCTGGGACCGGGCCCGCGCCGCCCTCGCCGGGCTTCCCGGCGGTGGGCTCAACATGGCCTACGAGGCCGTCGACCGCCATGTGCGCGACGGAGCGGGGGACAAGGCCGCCCTGCTGTGCGTGGCGCCCGACGACTCCGTGTCGACCGTGACCTACGCCGACCTCGCCGACCGGTCGTCCCGCTTCGCGAACGTGCTGTCCTCTCTGGGCATCGGCCGCGGGGACCGGGTCTTCACCCTGCTCGGTCGCGGCCCCGATCTCCACGCGGTGGTCCTGGGAACGCTGAAGAACACCAGCGTCCTGTGTCCCCTCTTCACGGCCTTCGGCCCTGATCCGGTGGCACAGCGACTGCGACTCGGCGACGCCCGCGTGCTGGTGACGACCGCGGCCCTGTACCGCCGCAAGGTGGCCGCGCAGCGCGAACGGCTCACCCACCTCGATCACCTCCTCATCGCCGGCCCCGGCTGCGAGGACCTGCCCGGCACGCGGTCCCTCGACATGCTGATGGCCGCCGCCCCCGGGCACTTCGCCATCCCGCCGACCTCGCCCGGCGACATGGCCCTGCTGCACTACACCAGCGGAACCACGGGGAGCCCGAAGGGCGCGGTCCACGTCCACGAGGCGGTCGTCGCGCACTACGCCACGGCCGCCTACGCGCTCGACCTGCACCCGGACGACGTGTACTGGTGCACCGCGGACCCGGGCTGGGTCACCGGCATGTCGTACGGCATCGTCGCCCCGCTCGTCCACGGTGTGACAGCCGTCGTCGACCAGGGCGAGTACGACGCGCGGCGCTGGTACCGGATCCTCGGCGGGCAGCGGGTCACCGTCTGGTACACGGCTCCCACGGCGCTGCGGATGCTCATGCGCAGCACACCCCGCGAAGGCCCCTACGACCTGCCGCGCGCATACGACCTGTCCGCTCTGCGGCTGATCGCCTCCGTGGGGGAACCCCTCAACCCGGAAGCGGTCGTCTGGGGCCGGGACGTGCTCGGTCTCCCGGTCCATGACAACTGGTGGCAGACCGAGACGGGCGCCATCATGATCGCGAACTTCGCGGCCTGCGAGATCAGGCCGGGCTCGATGGGGCGGCCGCTGCCCGGGGTCGAGGCGGCGGTGCTCGTCCGGGGCGAGGACGGACGCGCGCGGGTCACCGACGGCCGGGTCACCGAGGTCGAACGCCCGGACACCGAGGGCGAGCTGGCGCTGCGGCCCGGATGGCCGTCCATGTTCCGCGGCTACCTCCACGAGGAGGAGCGCTACGAGGCCGCGTTCGCCGGCGGCTGGTATCTGACCGGTGACGTGGTCCGGCGGGACGCGGAGGGCTGGTACTGGTTCGTCGGGCGCGCCGACGACGTCATCAAGTCGGCGGGACACCTGATCGGACCGTTCGAGGTGGAGAGCGTGCTGATGGAGCACGCCGCCGTCGCCGAGGCGGGGGTGATCGGGCGGCCGGACCCCGTCGTCGGCGACATCGTCAAGGCCTTCGTCTCCCTGCGGCCCGGCGTCGACCCGACACCCGCTCTGGAGCGGGAGCTCCTGGCGTTCGCCCGCGGCAGGCTGGGCCCCGCGGTCGCGCCGCGGGAGATCGCGTTCGACCAGGATCTCCCGAAGACCCGCAGCGGCAAGGTGATGCGCCGCGTGCTGCGCGCGAGGGAACTCGGCCTGCCCACAGGCGATCTGTCCATGCTGGAGGGATCCTCATGACCCGCGAGACCCGGAGCCGGACGACGGCCGAGCCGAGGAAGCCGTCGAAGAAGACGGCGAAGAAGCCGGCCCGGAAGAAGACGCCCACCGCCGGACCCCGCCCGCACGCCGGGCCGGACGCGGACCGCGTCCGCCTGCTGGAGTCTATGCTCCGCATCCGGCGCTTCGAGGAGCGGTGCGTCGAGCTCTACAGTGCCGCCACGATCCGGGGCTTCGTGCACCTGTACATCGGTGAGGAGGCGGTCGCCGTCGGCGTCAACGACGCACTGGGCCCGGACGACTCGGTCGTCGCCACCTACCGCGAACACGGCCACGCGCTCGCCCGCGGCGTTCCCGCCGAGGCGATCATGGCCGAGATGTACGGCAGGACGACCGGCTGCAGCGGTGGCCGCGGCGGCTCCATGCATCTGTTCGACGCGAGCCGGCGCTTCTACGGCGGCAACGCGATCGTCGCCGGAGGACTGCCGCTCGCCGCGGGCGTCGCCCTCGCCGACCACATGCGCGGACTCGACCGTGTGACCTGCTGCTTCTTCGGCGACGGCGCCTTCGCCGAGGGCGAGTTCCACGAGACGGCGAACCTCGCCGCCCTGTGGCGGCTCCCGCTCCTGCTGGTCTGCGAGAACAACCTCTACGCCATGGGCACGGCGATCGGCCGGCACGAGGCCCAGACCGACCTCGCCGCACGCGCCGGCTCCTACGGCATGGTCGCCTGGGCCGTGGACGGGATGGACGCCGAAGCCGTCGCCGCGTCCGCGCGCCGGGCCGTCACCGCCATCCGGGGCGGGGCGGGCCCGCACTTCATCGAGGCCCGCACCTATCGGTTCCGCGCGCACTCCATGTACGACCCCGACCGCTACCGCGACCGCGCGGAGATCGAACGGTGGAAGGCACAGGACCCCATCGGCCTGCTGCAAGCACGCCTGCGACAGGAGACCGCGCTGGACGACGGCGATCTCGCGGCCATGGAACAGCGCGTCCTCGACGAGCTGGAGAGCGCCGTCGCCGCGGCTGAGGCAGCGCCCGAGGAGCCCGTCGCGGACCTCCTCCGCCATGTCACCAGCCGTCCGCCGGAGGTGAACTGACATGACCACCGCCCCGCCCGAAGACGCCGTGACCACCTACCGCGAAGCGATGCGGGACGCCCTGCGCGAGGCACTGAGCGGGGACGAACGCGTGTTCCTCATCGGCGAGGACGTCGGACGCTACGGCGGATGCTTCGGCGTCAGCCTCGGCCTGCTGGAGGAGTTCGGCCCCGAACGCGTCCGTGACGCACCCCTCTCGGAGTCCGCGTTCGTCGGCGCGGGCATCGGAGCGGCGCTGGCCGGGATGCGGCCGATCGTCGAGATCATGACCGTCAACTTCAGCCTGCTGGCGCTCGACCAGATCCTCAACAACGCCGCCACACTGCTGCACATGTCGAACGGCCAGCTGCCCGTCCCCGTGGTCATCCGGATGACCACGGGCGCTGGCCGGCAGCTCGCCGCACAGCACTCCCACAGCCTGGAGGGCTGGTACGCGCACATCCCGGGCATCCGGGTGCTCACTCCGGCCACGGTCGAGGACGCGCGCTACATGCTGCCCGCCGCGCTCGCCGATCCGGATCCCGTGCTGATCTTCGAGCACGGCAGCCTGTACAACGCCAAGGGCGCGCTCCCGCGGTCCGGCACCACGGCCGGACTGGACAGGGCCGCCGTCCGCAGGTCCGGCACGGACGTCTCCCTGATCACTTACGGTGGCTCTCTGCCCAAAGCCCTGAGCGCGGCCGACGCACTGGCACAGGAGGGCATCGAGGCGGACGTGGTCGATCTGCGCACCCTTCGCCCCCTCGACACGGAGACCGTCGCCGCCAGTGCCGCCCGCACCCACCGGGTCGTGGTCGTCGACGAGGCATGGCGCACGGGAGGCATCGGCGCCGAGGTGTCCGCACGCGTCGCCGAGGACTCGTTCTACGACCTGGACAGCCCGGTGGAGCGCGTCGGCTGCGCGGAGGTGCCCATCCCCTATGCGCGCCAGCTGGAGGAAGCCGCACTTCCGCAGCCCGCCGACATCGTCGCGGCCGTGCACCGGGCGGTGAACTGACCATGGCCGAATTCACGATGCCGTCCCTCGGCGCGGACATGGAGGAGGGCCTGCTGCAGGAGTGGCTGGTCCATCCCGGCGACCACGTCGGCAGGGGCGATGCCGTCGCCGTGGTCGAGACCGCCAAGTCGGCCATCGAAGTGGAGTGCTTCGAGACGGGCACCGTGGGCGCCCTCCTCGTGGAGCCCGGTACGACGGTGTCCGTCGGTACGGTCCTTGCCACGATCGAGACCGAACCCGAGGCGGCGGAGGCCCGTGCGAATCCACGCCGTACACGGCGAGCCGCGCCCCCTGCCGACGAGGGGCGAACCGAGCGCGAGCACAGTGCCGCGAAGGCTCCGGACCTGCCGCCGGCCGAGGCGCCCGAACCCCCCGTCGCCCCCGATCGCCTGGAAGCGGGGCCTCTCCTCCGCCGTGACGCCGAGCGCGCCGGAGTCGACCTCGCGTCGGTGCACGGCTCGGGCCCCGGCGGGCGGGTGACCCGGCACGACGTCGAGCGGGCCGGTGAGGACTCCGCCGCGGCCCGTCCGCCGGCACGCCGGCAGGTGACACCCCTGGCCCGCCGTCTCGCCGGCGAGCTGGACGTCGACCTCGCCGAGATCGGAGGGACGGGCAAGAACGGTGCGATACGCGCCGGTGACGTGCGCAGAGCCGCCGCGGGACCGCGCACCGAGACCGCGCCCCGGCCCACCGCGCCCACGCCGACGCGCGAGGAGCGGCCGACCCCGATGCGCCGGGCGATCGCTGACCTCATGACCCGGGCCAACCGCGAGATCCCGCACTACCACCTCGCCACGACCATCGACCTGCACCCCGCCATGGAATGGCTGCACGAGCACAACCGCAACAGCCCCGTGGACCGACGCCTCCTTCCGGCAGCACTGCTGATCAAGGCGACGGCACGGGCGGCCGCCGAAGTGCCCGACCTCAACGGCTTCTGGATCGACGACCACTTCGAGGCGGGCTCCGGCGTCCACGTCGGCGTCGCCGTCTCCCTCCGGGGCGGCGGCCTCGTCGCACCCGCACTGCACGACGCGGACACGCTGGAGGTCACCGCCCTCATGGCGGCCCTGAAGGACGTGGTCGTCCGCGCCCGCGGCGGGCGCCTTCGCGGCTCGGAGGTTTCCGGCGCGACGATCACGGTCACCAATCTCGGGGACCAGGGCGCCGAAGCCGTTTTCGGTGTCATCCACCCTCCGCAGGTCGCACTGGTCGGCTTCGGCCGGGTCGTCGACCGCCCGTGGGCGGTGGACGGGCTGCTCGGAGTCCGGCCCGTGGTGACAGCCACCCTCTCCGCTGACCACCGGGCGACCGACGGGTCCGTCGGAGCCCGGTTCCTCAGCGTCGTCGACCGTCAACTCCAGAGCCCGGAGCACCTGTGAACCACGCGGACGCACTCGCCCTCGTCAGAGAATCGCTCGCCGCCGTCGTCCCCGGCCCCGAGCCGGACGGCCTCGGACCCGACGAGCCCTTCCGAGAGGCACTCGACATGGACTCGCTGGACTTCCTGCGGTTCGTCGAGACCCTCGCCGAACGGGCCGGAGTGTCCATTCCGGACGAGGACACCTCCCGTCTCACCACTCTCACGGACAGCGCCGCGTTTCTCGCCGAGCGCGCGAGCTGACGGTGGCGCGTTCCTCGCCGAGCGCGCGAGCTGACCGCGGCGTTCTCCGGCCGGGGCCGTGATCCGCGCGGCCCGGCGGCGAAGGCCGCCGGACACGGGTCGTCACGCGTGGTGGCCCGCCGGCAGCACTTCCGGGGTGCCGAACCGCACGGACGCGCCCAGTGAGAACAGGACGCTGACCGGGTTCCCCAGCGGCGGGCCGAGTCCTGCCGCTTCGACCAGGGACGTCTCCCAGCCCAACAGGCTGCACCGCCGGAACTCCCAAGCGGTGTGGGTGTTGGGCAAGTAGTAGGAGCGCCCCAGGAATCCGGCGTGGAGACCCCAGCGCCAGGTGAGGAAGGCGTCCAGGGGTCCAGGCGGCACGGCCTCCCGCCCGACGTCCAGCCACACCCGCCCGCCGGGCCGGGCCGGGTGTCCTCGGCGGCGGGTGCGGTACAGCAGCCGGCTGTCGTACCAGCGGCGCGAGGTGCGCGCCCAGCGGTACGGAAGCCCGAAGCCCGCTCGGGCCGCGAGGACGGGAAGCAGCCGGTCGCAGTCGAGGGAACGGAAGACCACTCCCCGGCGGCCGAGGGCGTCGCGGCTGTACAGGCGCACGTTGACCTCGTCGAAACTCCCCAGATAGGGTAGCGGCGGTGTGCGGCCCAGGGCGAGGTCCTCCATACGGAAGAACACCAGGCCCACGTAGGCCCTGCCGTGGTGCAGGTCGGGAACCGTACCGGCCGGCAGCAGCCGGGCGACCTCGAACGGGTCGGCCTCCCAGTGCAGGAACACGACGTCCGTCCAGCGCTGGGTGAACAGGACGCGGCGCAGTCGGTGAGGCGCCTGCGCCGTGAGCGGCTCGGCGCCGGTACGACGGGATACCCCTTGCCGGGCCTCGTGGCGTGCTGCCATGGCGTCGAACCTCCGACGGAGACGGGGCAGGGGTCTCTTCAAGAGCCACTACACCGGCCCGCGTCCGGGCGGATGCACACCGGCCGTGTGGCGTGCGGTCCGACGGCACGGCGCGTGCGACCGTCCGACGGCAAGGATCCCCCCGTACAGGGGACCTGCGCATCCGGTGGCCGACCGCCCTGTGAAGTGGGCGTGGGCGGTCGAAACCGCCGGGGCCTTCGGCGGGAGAGTCGCATGAACGGTACGGCAATGGACACGACGCTTCCGGCCCCCGGGCACCCCGACGGCACCGGGGCGCCGGCGGCGCGTGGGCCGGCGGACGGCGAAGCGGCCCCCAGCTGGCACGCGCTCGGCCTCCCGACCATGTCGTCGATGCTCCTCCAGTCCTTCGCCCGGCAGGGCAGCCACAGCTACGCGGCACGCTGCCAGTGGCCGCGACTGCATCCGCTCAACGACCGCATGCCCGTGGTGCGGCACCATCCTCTGCTCATGCTGGAATCCACCCGTCAGATCGCCCTGGCCCTCGCCCGGTGGTACCCGGCGCCCGCCGGCCACCCGCCGTGCGAACCCGTCTCGGCCGGCCTCGGACTGCGCCCCGAGAGCTGGCCCGGGGAGCGCGGCTGCGCCACGGACCTGCAGGTCCGGATCGGTGTGAGCGACCTCCTGGCGAGCGGGACCGGCGCCGCCGCGTTCCGCGTGACGGCCGAATACCTGCACGGCGGGGTACCCATCGGCTCCTGCACCGTGAAGCTGGCCGGCCGGGTACCCGAGGTGCCCCCGGCAGGCGATGTGCCGCTCCCCGGGCTGCTCCATCCGCCGGCGGCTGCCGTGGGTGCCGGGTGCGAGGGAGACGTCCTGCTGGCGAGGGGCGCGCAGGGGAGGCTGGTGATCGCCCCGCGCGATCCGGGTCACCCGGTGCTGCTGCCGGGTGCGCCGTCGTCGCTGACCGCGACGGCGGTGCTGGAGGCGGGACGGCAGGCGGTGCTGCTGACCAGCGGGCGGACCTCCGCCGCCGTGGCCGGTCTGCGCCTCGACCTGACGCATCGGGTCCCGGTCCGCGGAGCTCGTGTCGACGTGGCCTGGGAGCACGGCGGCAGTCGTTTCCTCGTCACGTCCGGGGGAGTCGTCGCGGCGACGGGTTCGGTCGTGTTCGTGCGCTCCTGACGGGATCCGGCGACGCAGGTCGCGGGGCCCCATGGCCCCGTTCCCACGGGCGACCGGCCGCCGCCGGGGGGCCGACCGGCCCTGTGCGCCGAGCCGTGGCGAGCGCACCGTGGAACTGTCCCGCCCGGGAGGAAATGGGGTGAGGGACATGATGCTCTGGTACGGAGACGGCATGAACGGCTGGGGCTGGTTCACCATGGCGGCCGGGACCGTCCTCTTCTGGGCCCTCCTCATCACCGCCGTCGTCCTGGTCTTCCGCGCACTGGACCGCACCGCCGGACCCGCCGAACACACCGAACGCTCCGGCCGTGCCGAAGGGGTCCGCCCGGCGACCCCGGAGCGGATACTCGGCGAGCGGCTGGCACGCGGTGACATCGACGAGGACGAGTACCGCAGGCGCCTGAGCGTCCTGCGCAGTGCGGAGCCGTAGATGCACCGGGGTGCGGACGGGAGTACGCCGGGACACTCTGGAGACATGGCCGGTGGGACGCCCGGCCGTCCGGGCAGCCGTCACGACGCGTTCCGGAGCCTGCGAGCACGGAACGGCGCCCGCGGCGGCTCATTGCCCGCCGCACTGGAACGCCACCGGGCCCGTACCCCCGAACCGCCGCAGACGTGGGCGCCGGAGGTCGCGTCCGCGACCGGGCTGCCGGCCGCCGCCGGACTGGGACCGGCTACCTACTTCGCGGACCTCGCCGCCCCGCACGGAGAACGCCATGTGCGGGTGTGCACCGCGACCGCCTGCTTCGCCGCCCGCTCCGGCCGGCACCTTGGCGAGATCGAGGAGGCACTCGGCGTGGCAGCCGGACAGGCGGACGAATCCGGCCGGACCTCGCTCCAGACCGTGCGCTGCCTCGGCTACTGCTACGCGGGTCCCGCCGCGCTCGACGGCACGGGCCCCTGCACCGGCCCCCGCGTAGCCGCACAGCT is a window from the Streptomyces zhihengii genome containing:
- the acsA gene encoding acetate--CoA ligase; amino-acid sequence: MRWDPLPKTAASRVTPNLADYAEARSEFTWDRARAALAGLPGGGLNMAYEAVDRHVRDGAGDKAALLCVAPDDSVSTVTYADLADRSSRFANVLSSLGIGRGDRVFTLLGRGPDLHAVVLGTLKNTSVLCPLFTAFGPDPVAQRLRLGDARVLVTTAALYRRKVAAQRERLTHLDHLLIAGPGCEDLPGTRSLDMLMAAAPGHFAIPPTSPGDMALLHYTSGTTGSPKGAVHVHEAVVAHYATAAYALDLHPDDVYWCTADPGWVTGMSYGIVAPLVHGVTAVVDQGEYDARRWYRILGGQRVTVWYTAPTALRMLMRSTPREGPYDLPRAYDLSALRLIASVGEPLNPEAVVWGRDVLGLPVHDNWWQTETGAIMIANFAACEIRPGSMGRPLPGVEAAVLVRGEDGRARVTDGRVTEVERPDTEGELALRPGWPSMFRGYLHEEERYEAAFAGGWYLTGDVVRRDAEGWYWFVGRADDVIKSAGHLIGPFEVESVLMEHAAVAEAGVIGRPDPVVGDIVKAFVSLRPGVDPTPALERELLAFARGRLGPAVAPREIAFDQDLPKTRSGKVMRRVLRARELGLPTGDLSMLEGSS
- a CDS encoding CBS domain-containing protein; translation: MHHRTVAELMSKQVVRAGRDMTFKDIVRLLADNDVTAVPVVDELDRPMGVVSEADLLRKSSALPDPAGRVRPPHLEPSETAKAEGARAEELMSAPAVCARPEWTAAEAARLMAVQNVKRLPVVDETDRLQGIVSRGDLLRVYLRRDDAIREEITGDVLEKMLGLTPSDITVEVREGQVVLSGSVAAAGLVPVIERLCKSVDGVVSVAQRITGPEGGPWRPPSVG
- a CDS encoding CBS domain-containing protein — protein: MVPPTYTVSDVMTRRVVAVPPDASFKEIVTAMERWKVTALPVLQNEDTVIGVVSEADLLHKEEYRDRPPGLVDTMRHPRAAEQAVALTARDLMSRPAVTISGRATLAEAARLMAHRRLKRLPVLDASGRIEGIVSRADLLKVFLRPDETLAAEIRSEVVSPLFGHEGNDVRVAVDKGVVTLAGAVSDKRLIAVAERLAHSVEGVTGVHCTLTAAS
- the pdhA gene encoding pyruvate dehydrogenase (acetyl-transferring) E1 component subunit alpha; its protein translation is MLMTRETRSRTTAEPRKPSKKTAKKPARKKTPTAGPRPHAGPDADRVRLLESMLRIRRFEERCVELYSAATIRGFVHLYIGEEAVAVGVNDALGPDDSVVATYREHGHALARGVPAEAIMAEMYGRTTGCSGGRGGSMHLFDASRRFYGGNAIVAGGLPLAAGVALADHMRGLDRVTCCFFGDGAFAEGEFHETANLAALWRLPLLLVCENNLYAMGTAIGRHEAQTDLAARAGSYGMVAWAVDGMDAEAVAASARRAVTAIRGGAGPHFIEARTYRFRAHSMYDPDRYRDRAEIERWKAQDPIGLLQARLRQETALDDGDLAAMEQRVLDELESAVAAAEAAPEEPVADLLRHVTSRPPEVN
- a CDS encoding Rv1733c family protein; the protein is MATDGPRHVPAGPLVRPLDITRKRVDRALLVVLLVGLPFVTVIVGVWAHSGFDHNRQEQVRDRRPVAARLLEDPHAVADSSGANRDARATVRWRDAGAARTGTAEVSMDKRAGDRATVYVDEAGGNIVKPPMDAYDVAASTVAAAVLAPSGFVVVWGLTRAAIHWALDRRCCAAWEREWAAVEPVWTRHR
- a CDS encoding 2-oxo acid dehydrogenase subunit E2; this translates as MAEFTMPSLGADMEEGLLQEWLVHPGDHVGRGDAVAVVETAKSAIEVECFETGTVGALLVEPGTTVSVGTVLATIETEPEAAEARANPRRTRRAAPPADEGRTEREHSAAKAPDLPPAEAPEPPVAPDRLEAGPLLRRDAERAGVDLASVHGSGPGGRVTRHDVERAGEDSAAARPPARRQVTPLARRLAGELDVDLAEIGGTGKNGAIRAGDVRRAAAGPRTETAPRPTAPTPTREERPTPMRRAIADLMTRANREIPHYHLATTIDLHPAMEWLHEHNRNSPVDRRLLPAALLIKATARAAAEVPDLNGFWIDDHFEAGSGVHVGVAVSLRGGGLVAPALHDADTLEVTALMAALKDVVVRARGGRLRGSEVSGATITVTNLGDQGAEAVFGVIHPPQVALVGFGRVVDRPWAVDGLLGVRPVVTATLSADHRATDGSVGARFLSVVDRQLQSPEHL
- a CDS encoding alpha-ketoacid dehydrogenase subunit beta, whose protein sequence is MTTAPPEDAVTTYREAMRDALREALSGDERVFLIGEDVGRYGGCFGVSLGLLEEFGPERVRDAPLSESAFVGAGIGAALAGMRPIVEIMTVNFSLLALDQILNNAATLLHMSNGQLPVPVVIRMTTGAGRQLAAQHSHSLEGWYAHIPGIRVLTPATVEDARYMLPAALADPDPVLIFEHGSLYNAKGALPRSGTTAGLDRAAVRRSGTDVSLITYGGSLPKALSAADALAQEGIEADVVDLRTLRPLDTETVAASAARTHRVVVVDEAWRTGGIGAEVSARVAEDSFYDLDSPVERVGCAEVPIPYARQLEEAALPQPADIVAAVHRAVN
- a CDS encoding acyl carrier protein, with translation MNHADALALVRESLAAVVPGPEPDGLGPDEPFREALDMDSLDFLRFVETLAERAGVSIPDEDTSRLTTLTDSAAFLAERAS
- a CDS encoding bifunctional aminoglycoside phosphotransferase/ATP-binding protein, whose product is MTDISARRTATTPAGRPDRARAPAPGPEADKFPRAEARETHTAVVFFFRDRAYKVKKPVDLGFLDYSTVEARREACEREVALNRRFAPDVYLGIGEFRAPGAAVPEPCVVMRRMPQERRLARLVRDGAAVDDALRAVARLLAGRHAEALRGEDVEEQGTLAALSSRWEASFAQVRSLTAGAPPPGCEEIERLVRRYLAGREPLFLARIGQGRVVEGHGDLLAEDVFCLDDGPRVLDCLEFDDRLRYVDGLDDAAFLAMDLEQLGSPEAAAHFLSAYCEYSGDPAPLSLWHHYVAYRAFVRAKVSLIQNAQGATGADAAAGRLITTTLRHLHAAAVRLVLVGGLPGSGKSTLSGALADRLGVTLLSSDRLRKELAGIPAEQSAAAGFGEGIYSADWTERTYSALLDRASSLLAAGESVVLDASWTDARQREAARQVAERAHADMVALHCRVPGGMSAARLADRAPGISDADPGTAAAMAEAEPPWPAAVPIDTSGALEAAVVRALSAVGPRAEGRPTVFRRPYMEPD